GCCCGGGTGGGGCCGCCTCGTCGCCGAGACGGCCGCGGAGATCACGGGGCGCCGCCTGAGCACCTGAGTGCGCGGCGGCAGCCCGCATCAGCCCCGCATCGCCAAGGGTCGATTCCCCCACACGGGAGTCGACCCTTGGCGCATTTCACAGCAGGCCCGGCACTGCGCCTGCCAGGTAGTGCCTAGTGCCGGGCGCCGGAGTGCGTGCCATATTGTGGAACGCCATGCTAGAATCCGGCACGATCATGCCCTGCGGCTCCGAGAGCGAGTCAAGAGGTGAGCACGACGAATCCGCAGAACTGAGGGCCCCTGATGGAGATGAAGAGCGTGACCAGGTCGCTGCGTGTCCTGGAGGCCGTGGCGCAGCATCAGCCGGTGACCGTGGGCGAACTGACGAAGCTCTTCGGGCTGCCCAAGTCGACCGTGCAGCGGACCCTGGTGACGCTCAACGAGGCGGGCTGGCTGCGGGCCAACCGCAGGGACACCACCCGCTGGGAGATCGGCGCACGGGTGCTGGCGGTACGGCCTGCCGCCCTTCAGGGGTCCAGCCTGTTCGCCGCCGCCCGCGAGCCGATGGTCCGGCTCCGCGACGCGCTGAACGAGACCATCCACCTGTGCGTGCCGGACGCCCTCCAGTGCATGGTCGTCGTGGACCGAGTCGACTGCGACCACCCCGTACGGACCTTCCACGCCATCGGCGACACCTCGCCCCTGCACGCCACCGCCACCGGACACGCGGTGCTCGCTCACCTGCCGAAGTACGAAGTCGACGAGTTCGCGGCGGGCACACTCGAGGGCTACGGCGAGGAGACCATCACCGACCCCGTGGAACTCCGCGCGGAGCTCCGGCGCGTCAGAGACCGCGGATACGCCGTCAACCACAACCAGTACCGCCCGGGTGTCTGCGCCATCGCGGCCGCCGTCCTGGACGGTGACGGCGTGCCGCTGGCCGCCGTGGCCGTCTCCCTGCCCGATTCACGCTTCGACCCCGACCGGCTCGCCGAGCTGGGGCGCCTGGTGACCGACACCGCGGCGGAGATCACCGCCCGCCACCTGGGCTGAGGGCGGCCGCCGACCGAACGACGGCCCTTTCTCTCCGCCGACGAGCGACAGCACGCCACGGCGAAGGCAGGCCGCCACCCCGTGCACGGCCAGAGGACAGTTCGGCCGGGCACGGGGCGGCCCGTCGCGGTGCGCGAAGCGGAGGAGTCAGGGCATGACCCCCGTCATCGCACGGGCACCGCGAGGTACTGGTACTCAAGGAACTCGTCGATTCCGACCCGGCCGCCCTCGCGGCCGAGCCCGGACTGCTTGACCCCGCCGAACGGCGCGGCCGGATTGGAGACGAGACCGGTGTTCAGGCCGACCATGCCCACTTCCAGGCGTTCACTGACGCGCAGGGCGCGGTCGAGGCCCTCGGTGAAGACGTAGCCGACGAGGCCCCAGGGGGTGTCGTTGGCACGGCTGACGACCTCGTTCTCGTCGTCGAAGGTGAGGATCGCCGCGACGGGACCGAAGATCTCCGTGTCCATCAGGCGGCTGCCGGGATCCACGTCGGTGAGCACGGTCGGCGGGTAGAAGCAGCCCGGCCCTGCGGGCGTACGGCCGCCGACGAGGACCCGGGCACCGCGCTCCACCGCGTCGGCCACCAACTCCTCGACCTTCGCGCGGCCCGTGGCATCGATCAGCGGGCCGACGTCGACGCCGTCCCGGGTGCCGGGGCCCACCACGAGCCCGCCCATGCGCTCGGCGAGCTGCCGCCCGAACTCCTCCGCCACCGACCGATGGACGAAGAAGCGGTTCGCGGCCGTGCACGCCTCGCCCATGTTGCGCATCTTGGCGAGCATCGCGCCGTCCACGGCTTTTCCCAGGTCGGCGTCCTCGAAGACGATGAACGGCGCGTTCCCGCCCAGCTCCATCGAGCTCCGAACGACCTTGTCCGCGCACTGGGCCAGCAGCAGCCGTCCGACCTGCGTGGAGCCGGTGAAGGACAGCTTGCGAATCCTCCCGCCACGCAGGAGCGGCTCGCACACCTCCCCCGCACGGGAGGTGGTGACGACATTCAGCACGCCGTCGGGCAGCCCGGCCTCCTTGAGGATCGCGGCGAGGGCGAGGCTGGAGAGAGGGGTCTGAGGGGCCGGCTTGAGGATCATCGTGCAGCCCGCCGCGATGGCGGGGCCGATCTTGCGGGTGCCCATGGCCAGCGGGAAGTTCCACGGGGTGATGAGGAGACAGGGTCCGACCGGGCGGCGGGAGAGCAGCATACGGTTGCGGCCGTCAGGCAGGACGCCTCCGCCGCCGTCGATACGTACGGCCTCCTCGGAGAACCAGCGGAAGAACTCCGCCGCGTACGCCACCTCTCCCCTGGCCTCGGCCAGCGGCTTGCCCATCTCGGACGTCATCAGGTGGGCGAGTTCGTCGGTGCGCTCGATGATGATCTCGTAGGCGCGGCGCAGGATCTCGCTGCGCACACGGGGTGCCGTACGGGCCCACTCCTCCTGCGCCTCGGCGGCCGCGTCCTCCGCCAGCCGGGCGTCCTTGGCGCCCGCGTCGGCGACATGGGCGATGATCTCACCGGTCGCCGGGTCGTCCACCGGCATGGTTGCGCCGTCCGCGGCGGCCACCCAGGACCCGCCGATGAACAACTGCGTGGGTGTGTCGGTCATGACGTCTCTCCTGGTTGATCGGCGGCGGGGTCGAGCAGTTCCGCGAGATGCAGGGCGCGGACGCCCCGGTCACCGGCGAGGTGGTCGATCTGGGTGGCGCAGCTGAAACCGTCCGCGACGACGACGGTCGGCGTGTCCTGGTCGATGCCGTCGAGGCGTGGCTTCAGCGCCAGGTCGGCGACGGCCATCGAGGTGGCGTAGTGCTGTGCCTCGAAGCCGAAGTTCCCGGCGAGCCCGCAACAGCCCTCGGCCTCCTCGACCTTGCCCGCACCCAGCCGGCGCAGCAGGTCGGCGGGGCGGCGGCCCTTGAAGGTGGCGTACTCGTGGCAGTGGGTCTGCAACACGACGTTGTCCGGCAGCTCGGCCCGGCTCCAGTCCGGGGCGGCCAGGTCGGTCAGGGCGCCCGCGAAGGTGTGGACGCGGTCCGCGACCCGACGGGCGGCGTCCGTCCCGAGGAGCTCGGGCACGTCGCGTTTGAGCGCGGCGGCGCAGCTGGGCTCGGCCACGATGATGGGCCGTTCGTCGCCGTTGTCGAGGTGGGCGACCGTACGGGCCATGATCCTTCGGGCCACTGACAGCTGGCCGGTGCTGACCCAGGTCAGACCGCAGCACAGGCCGTCCTGTGCCGTACAGGGGATTCCCGCGTCGGCGAGGACCCGGCTCGCGGCACCCGCCACCTCGGGACGGAAGGCGCGGGTGAAGCTGTCGACGAAGAGCAGGGCTTTCGCCGGTTCGCCGGCCTTCGCGCTGCGCAGGACCCTGCGCAGCGTGTGCCGGGAGGCGAAGGCGGGGATCCTGCGCTGCGTGGTGACGCCTCCGAGGCGGGCGAGCAGTGTGCCGATCGGTCCGCGCAGCAGGGCGTTGAGGGGTCGGGCGGCGTATCCGGCGAGGGCGGAGGTCAGGGGCAGCCAGCCCAGCGAGTAATGGGACCGGGGTCTGAGCCTGCCTTTGTAGTGCTGGTGCAGGAACTCCGCCTTGTAGGTGGCCATGTCGACCCCGACCGGGCAGTCGCTGGAGCACGCCTTGCACGACAGGCACAGGTCGAGGGCGTCGCGGACCTCCGTCGAACGCCAGCCGTCCTGGACGGTCTCCCCGCGCACCATCTCCTGGAGGAGACGGGCCCGGCCCCGCGTGGAGTCGTTCTCCTCTCCCGTGGCCCGGTAGCTGGGGCACATCACACCGCCCACGTCGCTGCGACATCGGCCGACGCCGATGCAACGACGGGCCGCGCCCGCGAAGCCGTCCTCGTCGTGCGGGAAGGTGAACTCCGTCGCCAGGGGCCGGATCTGGTGCAGCGCGAGATCGGCGTCGAGCGGGGCCGGAGCCACGACGACGCCCGGGTTCAGCAGCCCCTCGGGATCGAAGAGCTCCTTGAACGCGGCGAACGCCCGGATCATCCGGTGGCTGTACATGACCTCCAGCAGCTCACCGCGCGCCCGCCCGTCGCCATGCTCGCCGGACAGCGTCCCGCCGTGCGCGACGACCAGGGCGGCGGCCTCGTGCAGGAAGCGACGGGCGGCGGCGCGGCCCTCGTCCGTGGCGAGGTCGAAGTCGATGCGCACGTGGACGCAGCCCGCGCCGAAGTGCCCGTACATCACGCCCGTCAGGCCGTGCGTGGCCAGCAGTTTGCGGAAGTCCCGCAAGTAGGCGGCGAGGTTCTCGGGCGCGACCGCCGAGTCCTCCCAGCCGGGCCAGGACTCCCCGCCGTCGACAAGGCGGGCGGCCAGGCCGGCCCCGTCCTCGCGGACCCGCCACAGCGAGCGCCGTTCGGCCGCGCCCTCGACCACCCGCCCGCCGGTCGTCCGGCCCTGCGCCTCGAGCACCTCGAGGAGCTGGGCCGCACGGGCGTTCACCGTGGCCTCGTCGTCGCCGTCGAGCTCGACGTACAGCCAGGCACGCCCTTCGGGCAGCCCGGTGACGGAGTCGGGGCCGCGGCGGGCGTGCATGGTGGCGACGATCGCCTCGTCCATGCCCTCCACGGCGGTGGGATTCCACAGCAGGATCTCCGGGACGTCCTCGGCCGCGTCGACGACGTCGTCGTAGCCGAGGGTGAGCAGCGCCGAAGCCTGTGCGGTCGCCACCAGGCGGACCGTCGCGGCGGTGACGACCGCACAGGAGCCCTCGGTGCCGACCAGGGCTCGGGCCATGTCGAAGCCGTGCTCGGGCAGCAGGTGGTGCAGCTGGTAGCCGGAGACCTGGCGGGTGATGCGGCCCAGCTCGGTCCTGATCGGCGCCAGGTTGTCGCCGATCAGGCGCCGTACGTCCGCTTCGAGGCGGGCGACGTGGTCGGCGTCTCGTGGGTCGACCGGATGCAGGCCGGTGCGGTCGGCCACGGCCCGCACGCCGTCGGCCGTCACGATCTCCAGGGCCTCGATGTGGCTGCTGGTCCGCCCGTGCCGCACCGACCGGTTCCCGCACGCGTCGTTGCCGATCATCCCGCCGAGGGTGCAGCGGCTGTGCGACGACGGGTCGGGGCCGAAGGTGAGCCCGTGCAGGGCGGTGGCGCCGCGCAGCGCGTCGAGGACGACTCCGGCCTGGACCCGAGCGGTCCCGGCGACCTCGTCGATGTCGAGGATCCGGTTCATGTACCGGGAGAAGTCCAGGACGACGCCCGGCCCGACCGCGTTGCCGGCCATGCTGGTGCCGCCGCCGCGGGCGGTGACCGGGACGCCCGTCTCCTTGCAGGCCCGCAGCACCGCGACCACGTCGCCGGTGGAGCGGGGGAAGGCCACAGCCTGCGGGGGGACGCGGTAGTTGGAGGCGTCGTAGGCGTACTGGCCGAGGGCGCCCGGGCCGGATTCCACCCGCAGGCCCGGAGCCGTCTCGGCCAGCCGCGCGGTCAGCCGCGCCACACTGTCGCTCATCGTGCCGACGCTCCTGAGGTACCGGTCTCCACCGCCGCCGCCCACGCCTGGAGCCCCTCGTCCACCGCCGCCTCGTCGATCACCAGCGCCGGGATCATCCGCACCACCTGGTTCCAGGCCCCGCACAGCAGCAGGAGCAGGCCCTCGTCGACGGCGGCGCGCTGAACACGGGCGGCGGTCTCGGGGTCGGGACTGCCGTCCTCCGTGACGAAGTCGGTGGCCAGCATGAGCCCCAGCCCCCGCACATCACCGATGCCCGGCGTCCGGTGGGCGACCGCCTCCAGGCCGTGCCGCAGCCGCGCTCCCATCGCCTCGGCGTTCTCGACGAGCTTCTCGTCACGTACGACGTCGAGGGTGGCGCAGGCGGCAGCACAGGCGACGGCGTTCGCGCCGTACGTACCGCCCTGCGAACCGGGCCACGCCTTGGCCATCAGCTCCTCGGAGGCGGCGATGGCGGACAGCGGGAACCCGCTGGCCAGGCCCTTGGCGGTGACGAGGATGTCCGGCGTGACCCCGAAGTGCTCGTGTCCCCAGAAGCGGCCGGTGCGGCCCACGCCGGTCTGCACCTCGTCCAGGATCAGCAGGAAGCCGTGCCTGTCGGCCCGCTCCCGCAGCCCCTCCAGAAAGGCGCGGGTCGCGGGCACGTACCCGCCCTCGCCGAGCACCGGCTCGACGATGATCGCGGCCGTGTCCGCGGGCGACGAGATCGTCTGGAGCGTGTAGTCCAGCTCCTGAAGGGCGAAACGGGTCGCGGTCTCCTCGTCCCAGCCGTAGCGGTAGGCCGACGGGAACGGGGTGACGACCACACCGCTCATCAGCGGCGAGAAGCCGGAGCGGAAGCGGGTGCCGGAGGTGGTCATGGAGGCTGCGGCGACGGTGCGGCCGTGGAATCCGCCATGGCAGACGATGATGTTGGGGCGGCCGGTGGCCTGCCGGGCCAACCGCAGCGCGGCCTCGACGGCCTCACTGCCGGAGTTGGTGAAGAACAGGCTGTCCAGGCCGGTCGGCAGCACCTCGCCGAGCTTGTCGACGAGCCGCCGCAGTGGCTGGTGCATGACCGTCGTGTACTGCCCGTGGACCAGCGTGCCCACCTGCTCCTGTGCCGCCGCCACGACCCTGGGGTGGCAGTGTCCGGTGCTGGTGACGCCGATACCGGCGGTGAAGTCGAGGTAGCGGCGGCCGTCCTCGCCGTAGAGGTGGACGCCCTCGCCCCGGGCCGCCACCACGGGAGTGGCCTGACGAAGGTGCGGCGACAGTGCGGTCATGTTCGTCTCCCGGCGTGGGTCGTCGGACTGGTGCGGTCTCCCGAGCATCTCCGCCGCCCCACAGGGAGCCAACGCGCGATCTGTCCGGCGGGGGCACGGTGTTCGGACGTTCTGTCAGGCGCGGGCCTGAAATGCGGTGCCCATGGCCCCGTACGCCCCCGGCGGAACACCTCTTGCGCAGGTCAGCGAGGCTTGTCAGAGTGACCGGGCACTCAGGGAGACAAAGTGAACGACAGCCCCTCGACGGCGCGACCGCCGGACACGGGCGACCCGGACAGCAGTGCGCCCGGCCGCGCCCTCACCATCGGCGACGTCCTGGCCCTGCCCGTCCTGGCCGCCGGACAGCCCCAGGTCGTCACCGGCGTGACCTGCCTCGACCGGCCGGTTCGCTGGGTCCACATCACCGAGCTGACCGACCCCGCATCCTTCCTCAAGGGCGGCGAACTCGTCCTGACCACCGGCATGCCCCTGCCCGAGGAGTCCGCGGGCATCAGGCGCTACGTCGACGAACTCGCCCGCATCGGGGCGGCGGCTCTGGTCATCGAACTCGTACGGCGCTACCACCGTCCGCCCGACGCCCTCGTCAACGCCTGCCGCGCCCGCGGGCTGCCCCTGATCACCCTCGCCAAGGACGTCAACTTCCTCGAGGTCACCCAGGTCGTCCACGCCCTCATCCTCGGCAACCAGGCCGAGGCGATGCGCCGCACCCAACGCGTCCACGAGGCGTTCACCACACTGACGCTGCGCGGCGCCGGACCGGAGGACGTCATGCGCGCGGCAGCCGAGATGAGCGGCCGCACGGTCGTCCTGGAGAACCTGGTCCACCAGGCACTGATCTGCGAACCCTCCGGCACCACCCTGGAGGAAGCACTCACCGGCTGGGAGCAACGATCCCGAGCGACCCCGCCCGGCGACCGCACGAGCCAACGCGGCCCGGAGGGCTGGCTCACGGCACCGGTCGAATACCAGGGCGAACGCTGGGGCCGCGTGGCCATGCTGCCCGCCCCCTCCACCGAACCGGCCTTCGGGCCGGAGCACATCACCGTCCTGGAGAGAACGGCGATGGCCCTGACGGTCGCCCGCCTCATCCACCCCACACCCTGGGAACGCACCGCGCATCGCAACGCCCTTCGCGATCTCGTCGAGCAGCGCCACCGCTCCCCCGAAGACGCCCACGCCCGCCTGGCCTCACTGGGCCTGCCCACCGAGAACAGCCACTTCCTCACGGTCGTGGTGGACCTCCCCGCAGACGACAGCGCAGCGAATGCCGAGACCCGCCTGTCCCAGGACCTGCACACGACGGGAATCCCGGCACTCGTCGGCGAACTGGCCCCCGGCCGCCTGGGAGTACTGCTCGCCCTGAGCCCCTCGCACCCCTGGCAGCCCGCGGTCGAACGGCTGAGCCGCGCCACGCTCGACCTTTCCCCGCAGGCGGTCGTGAGCGTCGGCTCCGAGGTCGACGACCTCACCGACGCCCCCCGTTCCTTCCACCAGGCAACCCGCGTGGCCGAGGCCACCCCACCCGACCAGCCTCTCCCCCCGGGCCGCTCCTTCCACGAACTCTCCGACGTCGACCTGCGCCGCCTGCTGTACGCGCTCCGCGAGGACACCCGGATCCAGGAATACGCCGAACAACAACTCGGCCGTCTCCTCGATCACGACACCCGACACGGCACCGACCTGCTGACGACCCTCCGCCACTACCTCGACGCCGCCGGCAACAAGACCGGCGCCGCCCGCCGCGGTGGCCTCTCCCGCGAGACGTTCTATCAACGCCTGCGCACCATCGAGCGCCTGCTCGACTGCGACCTCGAATCGGGCGACCAGCGCACCGCGTTGCATGTGGCCCTGACAGCGCTGGACGTCTTGCGCGTCGGGCCTGTTCCTCGGTCGTGCCCCGGCCTTTGAGGCTCTCGGGGTGTGTGAGCGAGGCGTAGCGGTAGAAGGCACAAGCAGGGGCCCAGGCCCGGCGACAGGGCGGTGAAGTCGATGAGCCCCACCGCCACTGGGATCGTCAAGCGGGCTCGTCCGGGTCGGACAGTCCGGCCCTGACCGGCCCGCCGTCAGGGTTCTGTTATGGCTGCGGCGCTTCCCGTCAAACATCCGTCAGCGAGGGGGGCGGGTTCCGGACGGACAGGCACAGCGTCACTGAGGCGCCCGGCCGAAACCGGCCGAGCGGCTCACGTCACCTTCCTGCACCGCCCCGAGGAGCAGCACACATGTCTGAGGTGGACCTCTGCGAAGACCCGAGCCTTCCGAACGCGTCCCGGCCGGACTTGCTCTCCGTTCGAGCGTGCAGAGTACGGAGAATCGGCGGCGGGACCTCCTCGAGCGATCTCGGTCAGCCCAGGAAGCTCAGTCGAACCTGACGGTTGACATTGGAGATGTTCGTGTCCACCAGGCACACCGACTGCCACGTGCCCAGCTCCAGCCTTCCGTCCACGACCGGCAGGGTCGCATGGGGCGGGACGAGGGCCGGGAGGACGTGGTCGCGACCGTGGCCGGGGCTGCCGTGCCGGTGCTGCCAGCGGTCGTCGGCGGGGAGCAGGGTGTGCAGGGCGGCCAGGAGGTCGTCGTCGCTTCCGGCGCCCGTCTCGATGATCGCGATCCCGGCCGTGGCGTGCGGGACGAAGACGTTCAGAAGGCCGCCGCGGCCGACGGCCACCTCACGCAGGAACGCCTCGCAGTCCCCGGTGAGGTCGACGACCCTCTCCCGGGAGCCTGAGGCGATGTGCAGAACTCGGGTGGTGAACGCATCTGACATGCCCCCATCCTGACCCATACGCCGGGTTCCGCACCCGATCTCACCACCGAACCGGGAAGATCCACGCCGACCCTTCCGTTGGTAGATGCGTGAACAACGTGCGTGAGGTCGAGGTGGTCGTCATAGGCGCCGGCCAAGCGGGTCTGGCCGCCGCCTATCACCTGCGGCGCAGCGGTTTCGAGCCGGAGCGCGACTTCGTGGTGCTCGACCACGCGCCCGCCGCCGGCGGTGCCTGGCAGTTCAGATGGCCCTCGCTGACGTACGGCAAGGTGCATGGGATGCACGCGCTGCCCGGCATGGAGCTGACGGGCGCGGATCCCGCCCGACCGTCGTCCGAGGTCGTCGCCGAGTACTTCGACGCCTACGAGCGCGCCTTCGACCTGCGGGTACGGCGGCCGGTCGATGTGCGGGCCGTGCGTGAGGGCACCGGTGGGCGGCTGCTCGTCGAGACCTCCGACGGTACGTGGTCCACGCGGGCCCTGATCAACGCCACCGGCACCTGGGACCGGCCGTTCTGGCCGCGCTATCCCGGCCAGGAGACCTTCCGCGGCCGGCAACTGCACACCGCGCGGTATCCGGGTCCCGAGGCGTTCGCCGGGCTGCGGGTGGTCGTGGTGGGAGGTGGTGCGTCCGGTACCCAGCACCTGCTGGAGATCGCTCCGTACGCGGCGGAGACCACGTGGGTGACGCGGCGGCCCCCCGTCTTCCGCGAGGGACCCTTCGACGAGGGCGCGGGCCGCGCGGCCGTCGCGCTCGTGGAGGAGCGGGTGCGCCAGGGGCTGCCGCCGAAGAGCGTGGTGTCCGTGACGGGACTGCCGCTCAACGACGCGATCCGGCAGGGGCTCGCCGACGGGGTGCTGGACCGGCTGCCCATGTTCGACCGGATCACTCCGGACGGCGTGGAGTGGGACGACGGGCGGCGGGTCGCCGCCGATGTCATCCTGTGGGCGACCGGGTTCCGGGCCGCCATCGACCATCTCGCGCCGCTGCGGCTGCGTGAGCCGGGCGGTGGGATCCGGGTCGAGGGCACGCGTGCCGTCGCCGATCCGCGCATCCATCTCGTCGGCTACGGGCCGTCGGCCAGCACCATCGGCGCCAACCGGGCCGGCCGCGCGGCCGTACGGGACATCAGG
The sequence above is a segment of the Streptomyces asoensis genome. Coding sequences within it:
- a CDS encoding IclR family transcriptional regulator, whose protein sequence is MKSVTRSLRVLEAVAQHQPVTVGELTKLFGLPKSTVQRTLVTLNEAGWLRANRRDTTRWEIGARVLAVRPAALQGSSLFAAAREPMVRLRDALNETIHLCVPDALQCMVVVDRVDCDHPVRTFHAIGDTSPLHATATGHAVLAHLPKYEVDEFAAGTLEGYGEETITDPVELRAELRRVRDRGYAVNHNQYRPGVCAIAAAVLDGDGVPLAAVAVSLPDSRFDPDRLAELGRLVTDTAAEITARHLG
- a CDS encoding NAD-dependent succinate-semialdehyde dehydrogenase, with the translated sequence MTDTPTQLFIGGSWVAAADGATMPVDDPATGEIIAHVADAGAKDARLAEDAAAEAQEEWARTAPRVRSEILRRAYEIIIERTDELAHLMTSEMGKPLAEARGEVAYAAEFFRWFSEEAVRIDGGGGVLPDGRNRMLLSRRPVGPCLLITPWNFPLAMGTRKIGPAIAAGCTMILKPAPQTPLSSLALAAILKEAGLPDGVLNVVTTSRAGEVCEPLLRGGRIRKLSFTGSTQVGRLLLAQCADKVVRSSMELGGNAPFIVFEDADLGKAVDGAMLAKMRNMGEACTAANRFFVHRSVAEEFGRQLAERMGGLVVGPGTRDGVDVGPLIDATGRAKVEELVADAVERGARVLVGGRTPAGPGCFYPPTVLTDVDPGSRLMDTEIFGPVAAILTFDDENEVVSRANDTPWGLVGYVFTEGLDRALRVSERLEVGMVGLNTGLVSNPAAPFGGVKQSGLGREGGRVGIDEFLEYQYLAVPVR
- a CDS encoding FAD-binding and (Fe-S)-binding domain-containing protein, coding for MSDSVARLTARLAETAPGLRVESGPGALGQYAYDASNYRVPPQAVAFPRSTGDVVAVLRACKETGVPVTARGGGTSMAGNAVGPGVVLDFSRYMNRILDIDEVAGTARVQAGVVLDALRGATALHGLTFGPDPSSHSRCTLGGMIGNDACGNRSVRHGRTSSHIEALEIVTADGVRAVADRTGLHPVDPRDADHVARLEADVRRLIGDNLAPIRTELGRITRQVSGYQLHHLLPEHGFDMARALVGTEGSCAVVTAATVRLVATAQASALLTLGYDDVVDAAEDVPEILLWNPTAVEGMDEAIVATMHARRGPDSVTGLPEGRAWLYVELDGDDEATVNARAAQLLEVLEAQGRTTGGRVVEGAAERRSLWRVREDGAGLAARLVDGGESWPGWEDSAVAPENLAAYLRDFRKLLATHGLTGVMYGHFGAGCVHVRIDFDLATDEGRAAARRFLHEAAALVVAHGGTLSGEHGDGRARGELLEVMYSHRMIRAFAAFKELFDPEGLLNPGVVVAPAPLDADLALHQIRPLATEFTFPHDEDGFAGAARRCIGVGRCRSDVGGVMCPSYRATGEENDSTRGRARLLQEMVRGETVQDGWRSTEVRDALDLCLSCKACSSDCPVGVDMATYKAEFLHQHYKGRLRPRSHYSLGWLPLTSALAGYAARPLNALLRGPIGTLLARLGGVTTQRRIPAFASRHTLRRVLRSAKAGEPAKALLFVDSFTRAFRPEVAGAASRVLADAGIPCTAQDGLCCGLTWVSTGQLSVARRIMARTVAHLDNGDERPIIVAEPSCAAALKRDVPELLGTDAARRVADRVHTFAGALTDLAAPDWSRAELPDNVVLQTHCHEYATFKGRRPADLLRRLGAGKVEEAEGCCGLAGNFGFEAQHYATSMAVADLALKPRLDGIDQDTPTVVVADGFSCATQIDHLAGDRGVRALHLAELLDPAADQPGETS
- a CDS encoding aspartate aminotransferase family protein, which codes for MTALSPHLRQATPVVAARGEGVHLYGEDGRRYLDFTAGIGVTSTGHCHPRVVAAAQEQVGTLVHGQYTTVMHQPLRRLVDKLGEVLPTGLDSLFFTNSGSEAVEAALRLARQATGRPNIIVCHGGFHGRTVAAASMTTSGTRFRSGFSPLMSGVVVTPFPSAYRYGWDEETATRFALQELDYTLQTISSPADTAAIIVEPVLGEGGYVPATRAFLEGLRERADRHGFLLILDEVQTGVGRTGRFWGHEHFGVTPDILVTAKGLASGFPLSAIAASEELMAKAWPGSQGGTYGANAVACAAACATLDVVRDEKLVENAEAMGARLRHGLEAVAHRTPGIGDVRGLGLMLATDFVTEDGSPDPETAARVQRAAVDEGLLLLLCGAWNQVVRMIPALVIDEAAVDEGLQAWAAAVETGTSGASAR
- a CDS encoding PucR family transcriptional regulator; amino-acid sequence: MNDSPSTARPPDTGDPDSSAPGRALTIGDVLALPVLAAGQPQVVTGVTCLDRPVRWVHITELTDPASFLKGGELVLTTGMPLPEESAGIRRYVDELARIGAAALVIELVRRYHRPPDALVNACRARGLPLITLAKDVNFLEVTQVVHALILGNQAEAMRRTQRVHEAFTTLTLRGAGPEDVMRAAAEMSGRTVVLENLVHQALICEPSGTTLEEALTGWEQRSRATPPGDRTSQRGPEGWLTAPVEYQGERWGRVAMLPAPSTEPAFGPEHITVLERTAMALTVARLIHPTPWERTAHRNALRDLVEQRHRSPEDAHARLASLGLPTENSHFLTVVVDLPADDSAANAETRLSQDLHTTGIPALVGELAPGRLGVLLALSPSHPWQPAVERLSRATLDLSPQAVVSVGSEVDDLTDAPRSFHQATRVAEATPPDQPLPPGRSFHELSDVDLRRLLYALREDTRIQEYAEQQLGRLLDHDTRHGTDLLTTLRHYLDAAGNKTGAARRGGLSRETFYQRLRTIERLLDCDLESGDQRTALHVALTALDVLRVGPVPRSCPGL
- a CDS encoding secondary thiamine-phosphate synthase enzyme YjbQ, with protein sequence MSDAFTTRVLHIASGSRERVVDLTGDCEAFLREVAVGRGGLLNVFVPHATAGIAIIETGAGSDDDLLAALHTLLPADDRWQHRHGSPGHGRDHVLPALVPPHATLPVVDGRLELGTWQSVCLVDTNISNVNRQVRLSFLG
- a CDS encoding NAD(P)-binding domain-containing protein, which produces MNNVREVEVVVIGAGQAGLAAAYHLRRSGFEPERDFVVLDHAPAAGGAWQFRWPSLTYGKVHGMHALPGMELTGADPARPSSEVVAEYFDAYERAFDLRVRRPVDVRAVREGTGGRLLVETSDGTWSTRALINATGTWDRPFWPRYPGQETFRGRQLHTARYPGPEAFAGLRVVVVGGGASGTQHLLEIAPYAAETTWVTRRPPVFREGPFDEGAGRAAVALVEERVRQGLPPKSVVSVTGLPLNDAIRQGLADGVLDRLPMFDRITPDGVEWDDGRRVAADVILWATGFRAAIDHLAPLRLREPGGGIRVEGTRAVADPRIHLVGYGPSASTIGANRAGRAAVRDIRRLLAEEPVAA